DNA sequence from the Leptospiraceae bacterium genome:
TGATGATCAGGATATATCCACGCTTTTTTTATGTGAAAAGAACCTTCAATCAATCGCAAGAAAGAATGAGGATTCCCAATCCCACATACAACAAGAACCTCTTTTTGTTGGAGCTCTGGTTCAATAGCATGAAGTCGAACTTCTGAAAAAAAAATTGGTTTTTGAAAGCCTTTTGACAGCTCAAACCAGAAATCAAAATCATTAGGTTTTTCATTTTTTCGGGTTAAAAAGATTACATCAGCTCTCGAGAGTTCATCTAAGGGTTCTCTGAATCTTCCTAATGGCAGTAATTTGTATTTCATGGGCGAGATAGTAGTATCCAAAAGCACAACATCCCAGTTTCGATACACACTTGGATTTTGAAAGGCATCATCCAAAATCACAATCTGAGCATCATTTCCATAATCAGAAATGAGCTTTTTTCGATTCTTTCCACAAACTACTTTAAAATTTTTATAGTTTTTTTCAAGTAATTGATGGGCTATCAAATACGCCTCATCGCCCGAAACAAAAGAAGAAACATGGATCTTTCCATCAGAAGAAACTAAAAGTTCTCCCGAGAATTTGCCTTTATAACCTCGATGAACAATCAAAACAGAAAATCCCCGTTTTAAAAAAAATTCTGATAGAAAGATAGTAAGAGGTGTCTTCCCCGTCCCTCCCGTGGTAAGATTCCCTATAGAAATAACGAACTTATCATGAAAAATTGCCTGATTTTTCTTTCGATGATGATATTTCCATCGATGGAGCCGTAGGTATAATCTTTCCAAAAAAGTAAACTCTCTTTTAAGAATGGAATTGGAGTTCATATAGATTTCGATAAACTCCATTTTTTTGGAGTAATTCTTGATGGTTTCCTACTTCTACAATGGAACCCTCTTGTAAAACATAAATGATGTCGGCTTTATAGACGGTTCTTAATCGATGGGCAACGATAATCACGGTTTTTTCTTTGATGGCATCTTCTAACGCCATTTGGATCAATTTTTCATTTTCGTTATCTAATGCACTGGTGGCTTCATCCAAAATCAAAATCTCGGGATCAACAACCAAAGCACGAGCAATGGCAATACGTTGTCGTTGTCCTCCTGAGAGCATCACTCCTCTTTCCCCCACAAGAGTATGATAGCCTTGAGGCAGGGTTTCAATAAAATCATGTATATGAGCTATTTTACAGGCTTTTATTACTTTTTCAAAAGGAATGTCTGTTCGAAACAAGGTAATATTCTCCAAGATTGTGGCATGAAACAAAAAAACATTTTGAGGAACAATCCCTATTTTCCTACGCCAAGATGCTATTTCATAATCTTTGAGATTTCGTTGATCTACCAAGATATCTCCTTTTGTGGGCTCATAAAATCGAAATAGAAGATCGATCAACGTAGATTTTCCACTACCTGACTCTCCCACTAAGGCAACCACTTGATTTTTGGGAATTTTTAAGTTAATGTTTTTTAGAGCAAAGTTATCTCTCTGGGGATAACGAAAAGAAACTTCTCGAAATTCAATTCCTTCTTTTAATCCTTCAAAAGGAATGTTAGTCTGGGAAACTTCAAATTCATCTTTGCTATCAATGATTTCTCGGATTCTCTCTGCTGCTGCATCCAAAATCCCCATAACATTCACTACCACCGAAATCTGAATGACAGGTCTCATCACAAAAAGCAAAGTAAAAAAAAACGCAAAGAAATGTCCTTTTGTAATGTTATCTTGGACAATCTCATAAGCACCCCATATCAAAAACGACAAAACAATCAAGGTGATCACCATTTCCGAAATAGCAGGACCTACTTGATGGTAAAAATGTCCTCTATAGTTATCTTTATAGAGTTTTTCGTTAATGAGATTAAAACGCATTTCTTCGAATTTTTCCATCGAGAATGCTCGTATCACCCGAATGCCAGAAATCACTTCGTTGATGTGGGATAATAAATCCGCCAAACGTTCTTGTTGGCTTTTTGCTGCTTTTTTGACTTTGACGGCAAATTTATTAATAGGAATCATCAAAATTGGAATCCCAATCACGATGAAAAAAAACATTTTCCACGAAATCAAAATCAACAATGCCACATGAGTGATGATATAAAAAAAATTCACTACCATTTCTTGGAATTCTACCGCTATGGTACGAGAAATTAAGTGGATATCGTTAACAACACGACTCAAAATATAACCCATTCGTTCCTGCTCATAATAAGAAACATTCAAACAATTTAGTTTATCCATAACCAAATTTCGTAAATCCCGCATGGCATAAAATCCACCTGTTCCAAACAAAAAGGTCGAAAGTATGAGGGAAAAGATTTTCAAAACATACACAGGCAGGATAAAGAGAATGATTGTAAAAATGATTTCTTTGTTCGTTTTCCCTTCGAAATAAGAATTAATAGTTAGCTTGAGTTCTACCCAATAAGAATAAAGTCTTTCGTAAATTTTGAGGGATGCTTGTTGTTGAGATTTTTCGTAGATTTTTCGTTCTTCTGGTCCGATTTCAATTACTTGAACAGGTTTTTCACTATCCAAAGTATTAAAAATAGGCACAAACGAACTCAAAGAAAACAAATTTGCAAATGCAGCAATCAACGCAAAAATCATCCCCAAAAGAAAACGAAATTTATATCTCCAAAGAAACTTAAAAATCCACGAGAGATTTTTTACTTTGATCATTAAAAACGAAAATCTCCAATACCAAATACAAAATTAAGTTTATCATCCTTTGGGATAGGAAGAAGCTGTCCATCCTTATAGTATCTTTTTTGAGCTAAATACAACCTAATGGGGAGAACCGGGATTTGAACCCGAAGCCCAAACCCTACAGAATATAAAAAGCGATCCAAAGCAAGGTTTCTCAACGAAAGAACGTACCTTTGGGGATCGTTCCATTCTTTTCGAGAACCGAAGAAATACTTCACATTTCGTATCAAATCATAACGATCAATCTGATAGATTTCTATGGGGTTTTTCCCTTCGAAAAGCTTTCGATAATTTTCTTCATAACTTTCGATGTATTCTTTTTCAGCTCCTATCAGTTCCCCTAAGTTTAAATAACCACTCCCTGCATCCACGAAGAAAACAAACCACAAAGCTGTAGGTTCAATCGGAAACCGCAACTCCAAACTACCCAAAATCAGATGGTTTACTCCTCCAAATTGATACCATGGCTGGGGAAATTGTTGATCTCGCAAAAAATCATAACCACGTATCGTTTCATACCCTCCTAAGTAAAGTTTATCTGATCTTTCTAAATAGGGGTTGGATTCTTTGTTTTGTTTTTTATTGTAAGGTGTGGTTTCGTGGGTGAATGTCATCGATAATCTTGATTCTAATGTAATCGCCCATCTTGTCAATTTGTTATTTCGAATGAGTCCTCCGAATGTATAATCTCCCAAGCGTTGATAATTTGTAAGTAAAATTTTATAGCGATTATAGTGATCATCTCCTCCTAAAAGTTGTCCTACAAATTCCACAGAAAAATCCATCACTGAACCTTTGGTGGGATTGAGGTAATTATCTATGGAGCTGTAAGATAGACCATTAACTAAAGAAGATTTGAATTGCCATCCTAAGTTGCTACGTTGGATGATGGTGGTGTCTGCCAAAGAAGTAGGTCGAGTGAATGTTGACCAAGTCGGAGAATAACGATGATAATGGGACCAATGCAAAGATAAGGCATGAGCCACCCCAATCCCAACAAAAAACGCATCATAGTCATAAGATGCTTGTTCGAAAAGGTCATACGGATCATCGCTGATTTGTAGTGCTGTAGTTTCATTTCGTTGGGAACTGAATCCACCATACAAAGACAAGGACCAAGGTCTTGGGATATTTCGATAACATTCTTCTTCTTTTAGGACGAATCCGCTGAGTTTCTTTCGGATTATCCATTTGAGTTTATCTAAGGTTTCAATAGAAACTTTTTCTGAGGGAATATCTTCCCAACGCTTGATTTGTAGTTCTTCTTTGATGGCAAGTTCAATGGAGTTAGCTAAAAGTAAATTTTCTGATTTGAAGGATTCAATCAGTAAAGTAAGGGTTCGATAATCAGGAGCTTCATCGAACGTTTTTTGCTTTAAGAACCAATACCTTCCTGTGATGTTTTCACATTTTTCATAAAACCAAGGTTCTGTCCAAGATACACTTATAGTTCGAATCGTAGGACCGTACTGCAATTTTGTAGATATTTTTTGCCCCGTTCCAAATAGATTATTTTCTG
Encoded proteins:
- the lpxK gene encoding tetraacyldisaccharide 4'-kinase gives rise to the protein MNSNSILKREFTFLERLYLRLHRWKYHHRKKNQAIFHDKFVISIGNLTTGGTGKTPLTIFLSEFFLKRGFSVLIVHRGYKGKFSGELLVSSDGKIHVSSFVSGDEAYLIAHQLLEKNYKNFKVVCGKNRKKLISDYGNDAQIVILDDAFQNPSVYRNWDVVLLDTTISPMKYKLLPLGRFREPLDELSRADVIFLTRKNEKPNDFDFWFELSKGFQKPIFFSEVRLHAIEPELQQKEVLVVCGIGNPHSFLRLIEGSFHIKKAWIYPDHHQFKEKEIQSWLKYKIPILITEKDWVRLIHHKVYQENTSYFHKVKINLKIEDFLEFEKKLEESLYGFGFLVRTMEK
- a CDS encoding ABC transporter ATP-binding protein/permease — protein: MIKVKNLSWIFKFLWRYKFRFLLGMIFALIAAFANLFSLSSFVPIFNTLDSEKPVQVIEIGPEERKIYEKSQQQASLKIYERLYSYWVELKLTINSYFEGKTNKEIIFTIILFILPVYVLKIFSLILSTFLFGTGGFYAMRDLRNLVMDKLNCLNVSYYEQERMGYILSRVVNDIHLISRTIAVEFQEMVVNFFYIITHVALLILISWKMFFFIVIGIPILMIPINKFAVKVKKAAKSQQERLADLLSHINEVISGIRVIRAFSMEKFEEMRFNLINEKLYKDNYRGHFYHQVGPAISEMVITLIVLSFLIWGAYEIVQDNITKGHFFAFFFTLLFVMRPVIQISVVVNVMGILDAAAERIREIIDSKDEFEVSQTNIPFEGLKEGIEFREVSFRYPQRDNFALKNINLKIPKNQVVALVGESGSGKSTLIDLLFRFYEPTKGDILVDQRNLKDYEIASWRRKIGIVPQNVFLFHATILENITLFRTDIPFEKVIKACKIAHIHDFIETLPQGYHTLVGERGVMLSGGQRQRIAIARALVVDPEILILDEATSALDNENEKLIQMALEDAIKEKTVIIVAHRLRTVYKADIIYVLQEGSIVEVGNHQELLQKNGVYRNLYELQFHS